TGTCCGGGACTTTGCCCTTCTCCTTGTAAGGCTTAACAAGCACTCGAGCATCACACACAAAATGAGGATTTCCTTTAGATAGAATAAGCTTCACAGTCTCCGGGTAAACAAAGGTAACAAAGCCAAACATTCTCTTCTGCTGGTATGGGATCCTCACGTCTTGGACTGGGCCATAAATGCTTCAACCACAGAATTAGAAACTTAGTTAATATTTCTGCCATTGTCATACCATGCATTGGAACTCCGGCAAAAGCTAAACAACAATAACCTGAAGTAATTTGAAACATCTTCCTCTCTGAAAGTGCTATCTGCTGGGAAAGTCAAGTAGATCTGCCTGGAAGCTGGGTTTACCATTCCAGGACTGTTCAGAGAAAAATCATTTCTTTCAAGCCTGGATCGTCCAAATTTATGCAAATCCTCACTCATCATCAGAGCTGCAGCTCTGCAATTATTATCAGTCATGATTAGAATCCTACACCTCAACCATTACAAAGACAGCACTAATCAAAACACATGATTGCATGGTATGAAAGCACTACGTACCGTTGAGTATCATTCTGTTGCTGCTGCAACAGCAAATTCATGCACTTAGGGGAGTATGGAAAAGTAGAAGAGGCCATGAACTGAGAAGCAGCAGCCAGTCTCTGCTGTTGAGAAGATTTAGCTCTGAAAAGCTCATGGCACTGCTCCATCATCTCAAGCTTGCTAGGAGACCCAACCATTGCAGCAGGAGCAGCAGCATCAGCATCTCCAAGTCCACCATGAAGGAACCTGCAACTAGTGCCATTTTTACAGTATCCCCTAGCAAAGTAAAGACAAGGCTTCCACCCCAACCCGGAATTGGAGTCCTCAGAGCCCAAACAAACATCATTGACAGAACAACTCCTGCGGTGAAGAGACCCTCCCCAATCGAAGGAAGGAAAGAGAGTAGAGTCAGAAGCAGCAGTAGGACTTGAAGACAAGTCCGAGTGACAAGGGTAAAACAAATCAGGGTTATTTTTGTGAGCATGAGCAGAACCATCATTCAGAAAAGAGAGCTGGTCTTGAAGTTGGAAGTCATCAATCGGATCTGAGCCTCCATTTGCATAAAAGGATAAGGAGGATGAAGAAGTAGAAGAGCCAACAACCAAATTGTTGGGGCTCATCAAACTATCAGGGGTTTGAAGCTCAGACATAGTAGGCCatgaagaagaagtagaagaagggTTTGGAATGGTGAGAGAGGGAGGGAGGTTGATAACACCGAGCCTTGAAGAAGTAGAGTTCTGCCTCGGAAGGAACggtgaaggagaaggaggagtgGAGGGTGTTGGCGGAGAGTTCAAAGGTAAACCTAACTCCTTGCGGGCTTTAACAATCACTGAGTGAACAAGTGCTTCTGGACCAAATGCTAATCTAATCATTTCTTTTTCACCATGGTCTTGAAGCAGAAGCAAACCCATGATTTTGGAAGCATTTTCTGGGTCCAAAGTTTGGACCCTTAAGAACACAATTCGTGTAGCTTCGTAACCATCCATGAGTGAACAAAAGGGAT
The Vigna angularis cultivar LongXiaoDou No.4 chromosome 5, ASM1680809v1, whole genome shotgun sequence genome window above contains:
- the LOC108340420 gene encoding zinc finger CCCH domain-containing protein 53 isoform X1 — protein: MDGYEATRIVFLRVQTLDPENASKIMGLLLLQDHGEKEMIRLAFGPEALVHSVIVKARKELGLPLNSPPTPSTPPSPSPFLPRQNSTSSRLGVINLPPSLTIPNPSSTSSSWPTMSELQTPDSLMSPNNLVVGSSTSSSSLSFYANGGSDPIDDFQLQDQLSFLNDGSAHAHKNNPDLFYPCHSDLSSSPTAASDSTLFPSFDWGGSLHRRSCSVNDVCLGSEDSNSGLGWKPCLYFARGYCKNGTSCRFLHGGLGDADAAAPAAMVGSPSKLEMMEQCHELFRAKSSQQQRLAAASQFMASSTFPYSPKCMNLLLQQQQNDTQRAAALMMSEDLHKFGRSRLERNDFSLNSPGMVNPASRQIYLTFPADSTFREEDVSNYFSIYGPVQDVRIPYQQKRMFGFVTFVYPETVKLILSKGNPHFVCDARVLVKPYKEKGKVPDKYRKQQQVDRGDFSPSGTPTGLDARDQFDLQLGGRMFYNTQDMLWRRKLEEEADLQQALELQSRRLMGLQLLDIKKHHQRALSTGSPIPSPAHSLNMFNQNLVLPSFHNISEAPKENGSTSAPPSTDSVSAGLQSVNVSVGKEVVVNGENGLNEGNDKQNSGHEDIDLQECSEHNLPDSPFASPTKAAGDLMVSFSNGTVEAIDTDASGASVNSKFGTSALLPPASAIDMGTFKSYNCQIPRFPSGHGTFGMFPGTGGPIGI
- the LOC108340420 gene encoding zinc finger CCCH domain-containing protein 53 isoform X2, whose translation is MDGYEATRIVFLRVQTLDPENASKIMGLLLLQDHGEKEMIRLAFGPEALVHSVIVKARKELGLPLNSPPTPSTPPSPSPFLPRQNSTSSRLGVINLPPSLTIPNPSSTSSSWPTMSELQTPDSLMSPNNLVVGSSTSSSSLSFYANGGSDPIDDFQLQDQLSFLNDGSAHAHKNNPDLFYPCHSDLSSSPTAASDSTLFPSFDWGGSLHRRSCSVNDVCLGSEDSNSGLGWKPCLYFARGYCKNGTSCRFLHGGLGDADAAAPAAMVGSPSKLEMMEQCHELFRAKSSQQQRLAAASQFMASSTFPYSPKCMNLLLQQQQNDTQRAAALMMSEDLHKFGRSRLERNDFSLNSPGMVNPASRQIYLTFPADSTFREEDVSNYFSIYGPVQDVRIPYQQKRMFGFVTFVYPETVKLILSKGNPHFVCDARVLVKPYKEKGKVPDKKQQQVDRGDFSPSGTPTGLDARDQFDLQLGGRMFYNTQDMLWRRKLEEEADLQQALELQSRRLMGLQLLDIKKHHQRALSTGSPIPSPAHSLNMFNQNLVLPSFHNISEAPKENGSTSAPPSTDSVSAGLQSVNVSVGKEVVVNGENGLNEGNDKQNSGHEDIDLQECSEHNLPDSPFASPTKAAGDLMVSFSNGTVEAIDTDASGASVNSKFGTSALLPPASAIDMGTFKSYNCQIPRFPSGHGTFGMFPGTGGPIGI